The following are encoded in a window of Terriglobales bacterium genomic DNA:
- a CDS encoding dihydrolipoyl dehydrogenase (E3 component of alpha keto acid dehydrogenase complexes LpdC; forms a homodimer; binds one molecule of FAD monomer; catalyzes NAD+-dependent oxidation of dihydrolipoyl cofactors that are covalently linked to the E2 component): IAGKAARPVRRERVPGATYCEPQIGSVGLTEAQARESGRKISVGKFPFSANSKASILGAHEGFIKIVSDAQYGEILGVHIIGPSATELIAEAVAAMDLEATADDLMFTIHAHPTLSEAMLDAVSSVYGLAINV; the protein is encoded by the coding sequence AGATCGCGGGCAAGGCGGCGCGCCCGGTGCGGCGCGAGCGCGTCCCCGGGGCCACCTACTGCGAGCCCCAGATCGGCAGCGTGGGCCTGACCGAGGCGCAGGCGCGGGAGAGCGGCCGCAAGATCAGCGTGGGCAAGTTCCCCTTCTCCGCCAACTCCAAGGCCTCCATCCTGGGAGCGCACGAAGGCTTCATCAAGATCGTCTCCGATGCGCAGTACGGGGAGATCCTGGGAGTGCACATCATCGGGCCCTCGGCCACCGAACTGATCGCCGAGGCCGTGGCCGCCATGGACCTGGAGGCCACCGCCGACGACCTGATGTTCACCATTCACGCGCACCCCACGCTCTCCGAGGCCATGCTGGACGCGGTGAGCAGCGTGTACGGGCTGGCCATCAACGTGTAG
- a CDS encoding type II toxin-antitoxin system HicB family antitoxin, with translation MRFTVEIEQETDGRWIAEVRELPGTLCYAQTRDDAVAKVQALALRVIADRLEHRESAPELVSVVFSAA, from the coding sequence ATGAGATTCACGGTTGAGATCGAGCAAGAGACCGATGGACGCTGGATCGCCGAAGTCCGCGAGTTGCCGGGTACCCTGTGCTACGCGCAAACGCGTGACGACGCTGTGGCCAAGGTGCAGGCGCTCGCCCTGCGGGTCATCGCCGATCGTCTGGAGCACCGTGAATCCGCGCCCGAACTCGTGAGCGTGGTGTTCAGCGCGGCATGA
- a CDS encoding type II toxin-antitoxin system HicA family toxin yields the protein MSQWPSTKASRVLAALIRIGWTVKRQTGSHRVLSRSGWPDVVFAFHDQDEVGPRMLARIAKHTGLKPQDL from the coding sequence ATGAGCCAGTGGCCGAGCACGAAGGCCTCACGCGTGCTCGCGGCTCTGATAAGGATTGGCTGGACAGTAAAGCGCCAGACCGGGTCGCACCGCGTACTCTCCCGCTCAGGATGGCCGGATGTCGTCTTCGCCTTCCACGATCAGGACGAGGTAGGCCCACGAATGCTGGCCCGCATCGCCAAGCACACCGGCTTGAAGCCGCAAGACCTGTGA
- the lipB gene encoding lipoyl(octanoyl) transferase LipB encodes MINVVQLGQVEYSVALDLQRSLVALRKEGKIADTLLLLEHPPVITLGRNADRGNVLASEEALRQRGVALFECDRGGDVTYHGPGQLVGYPIFDLRGFEPRLGAVAFVRRVEEALIRTCADFGIEAERVAGRTGVWTRGGKIAAIGVHISRGVTSHGFALNVSTGLDAFQLIVPCGISDKPVTSMAKESARAPALDEVAQSVARNFGRVFSSQVLWVETLDALLGRTVGVPMKLPAELRQMQGEDENFRA; translated from the coding sequence GTGATCAACGTCGTCCAACTCGGGCAGGTGGAGTACAGCGTGGCGCTGGACTTGCAGCGCTCGCTGGTCGCCCTGCGCAAAGAGGGCAAGATCGCGGACACGCTGCTGCTGCTCGAGCATCCCCCGGTCATCACCCTGGGACGCAATGCCGACCGCGGCAACGTGCTGGCGTCCGAAGAGGCGCTGCGGCAGCGGGGCGTGGCCCTGTTCGAGTGCGACCGCGGCGGCGACGTCACCTACCACGGCCCCGGGCAACTGGTCGGCTATCCCATCTTCGACCTGCGCGGCTTCGAGCCGCGGCTGGGCGCGGTGGCGTTCGTGCGCCGGGTGGAAGAGGCGCTGATCCGCACCTGCGCCGACTTCGGGATCGAGGCCGAGCGCGTGGCCGGGCGCACCGGGGTATGGACGCGCGGCGGCAAGATCGCCGCCATCGGCGTGCATATCTCCCGCGGCGTGACCTCGCACGGCTTTGCCCTGAACGTGAGCACCGGCCTGGACGCCTTCCAGCTCATCGTGCCTTGCGGCATCTCCGATAAGCCCGTGACTTCGATGGCCAAGGAATCGGCCCGGGCGCCGGCGCTCGACGAAGTGGCGCAGTCGGTGGCGCGCAACTTCGGGCGCGTCTTCTCGAGCCAGGTGCTTTGGGTCGAGACCCTGGATGCGCTGCTGGGGCGGACGGTGGGGGTCCCCATGAAGCTGCCGGCGGAGCTGAGGCAAATGCAGGGCGAGGATGAGAACTTCCGCGCCTGA
- a CDS encoding thiamine pyrophosphate-dependent enzyme yields the protein MAAGNAFSGSKLRQLRESRGWTMRDLAEKLQVTSATVTYWESGSKVPRPARIKTLASIFRVPREAFFAATPATAAPTAREAGRATRPPRTDLPFSGGAVRYNPRGIPDWRLEKFDAQVVEVAEGGEVHYEVRGDLSAPAPPIRESRYLKKEQCLEIYRWMLLNRKMEAALENLYKQSLVVGGVYFGLGQEGCSCASAYALRKEDWLAPMIRNQGAMLVKGFPARDIMMQYMAKAGSPTKGRDASSHFGDIQERNVCAPISMLGDLIPVMAGVALGARYQGRQIAAMTYIGDGGQSTGVTYEGLNFAAVQKLGLVLIVENNLWGYSTPGERQFAIKDLADRALAYGIPGVIVDGTDPCQVYDVAHEACERARRGEGPTLIEAKMMRMKGHAIHDAAQYVPRPLFEYWQKRDPIARFEKFLLEKKWLTAQENQALVATVDQQIDADREFAVNSPMPRPETAAGGVFCEGCHEIRPKYAVPKFRRQGAGGRPQETEAAVHLK from the coding sequence ATGGCCGCCGGGAACGCTTTTTCGGGGAGCAAGCTGCGCCAGTTGCGGGAGAGCCGCGGCTGGACCATGCGCGACCTGGCCGAAAAGCTCCAAGTCACCTCCGCCACCGTCACCTACTGGGAGAGCGGCAGCAAGGTGCCCCGCCCGGCCCGCATCAAGACCCTGGCCTCGATTTTCCGCGTACCGCGCGAGGCGTTCTTTGCGGCGACTCCCGCGACCGCCGCGCCCACTGCTCGAGAAGCGGGGCGGGCGACACGCCCTCCTCGCACCGATCTTCCCTTCTCCGGCGGTGCGGTCCGCTACAACCCCCGCGGCATCCCCGACTGGCGCCTGGAAAAGTTCGACGCTCAGGTGGTGGAGGTGGCGGAAGGCGGCGAGGTCCACTACGAGGTGCGCGGCGACCTGAGCGCACCCGCTCCGCCCATCCGCGAATCGCGCTACCTCAAGAAAGAGCAGTGCCTCGAGATCTACCGCTGGATGCTGCTCAACCGCAAGATGGAGGCGGCGCTCGAGAACCTCTACAAGCAGAGCCTGGTGGTGGGCGGGGTGTACTTCGGGCTGGGGCAGGAGGGCTGCTCCTGCGCCTCCGCCTATGCGCTCAGGAAGGAAGACTGGCTGGCGCCCATGATCCGCAACCAGGGCGCCATGCTGGTGAAGGGCTTCCCGGCACGCGACATCATGATGCAGTACATGGCCAAGGCGGGCTCGCCGACCAAAGGCCGCGACGCGTCTTCTCATTTTGGCGACATCCAGGAGCGCAACGTGTGCGCCCCCATCTCCATGCTGGGCGACCTGATCCCGGTGATGGCGGGAGTGGCGCTGGGCGCGCGCTACCAGGGGCGGCAGATCGCCGCCATGACCTACATCGGCGACGGCGGGCAATCCACGGGCGTGACCTACGAGGGCCTGAACTTCGCCGCCGTGCAGAAGCTGGGCCTGGTGCTGATCGTGGAGAACAACTTGTGGGGCTACTCCACGCCCGGGGAGCGGCAGTTCGCCATCAAGGACCTGGCCGACCGCGCCCTGGCCTACGGCATCCCCGGGGTGATCGTGGACGGCACCGACCCCTGCCAGGTCTATGACGTGGCGCACGAGGCCTGCGAGCGCGCCCGCCGCGGCGAAGGGCCCACGCTGATCGAGGCCAAGATGATGCGCATGAAGGGCCACGCCATCCACGATGCCGCGCAGTACGTGCCCCGGCCGCTCTTCGAGTACTGGCAGAAGCGCGACCCCATCGCGCGCTTCGAGAAGTTCCTGCTGGAGAAGAAGTGGCTGACGGCGCAGGAGAACCAGGCGCTCGTCGCCACCGTGGACCAGCAGATTGACGCGGACCGCGAGTTCGCGGTGAATTCGCCTATGCCCCGGCCGGAGACGGCTGCGGGCGGCGTGTTTTGCGAGGGCTGCCACGAGATCCGGCCCAAGTACGCAGTGCCCAAGTTCAGGAGGCAGGGGGCGGGAGGCAGGCCGCAGGAGACAGAAGCGGCGGTGCACTTGAAGTAA
- a CDS encoding type II toxin-antitoxin system RelE/ParE family toxin, whose translation MRYSIAFRPAALRSLESLPRPLQERIWTAIGALADAPYPPGAKKLKGPERYWRIRVGDYRVVYDVQHERLVVLVVRVGHRREVYR comes from the coding sequence ATGCGCTACTCCATCGCATTCCGCCCAGCCGCCTTGCGTTCCCTGGAGAGCCTGCCCCGACCCCTGCAGGAACGCATTTGGACCGCCATCGGAGCCCTGGCCGACGCCCCATATCCGCCTGGTGCCAAGAAGCTGAAGGGGCCCGAACGGTACTGGCGCATCCGGGTCGGCGACTATCGTGTGGTCTACGATGTTCAACATGAGCGACTGGTAGTGCTGGTGGTCCGCGTCGGCCATCGCCGCGAAGTCTACCGCTGA
- a CDS encoding type II toxin-antitoxin system Phd/YefM family antitoxin, whose product MAKRVSASKARDQFAEIINQVAYGKHTVLIHRRKKPVAAVIPIDDLKLLEEIEEEIDIREARKARREKGRSIPWEEVKKRLKL is encoded by the coding sequence ATGGCCAAGCGCGTAAGCGCCAGCAAGGCCCGCGACCAGTTCGCGGAGATCATCAACCAGGTCGCGTACGGCAAACACACGGTGCTCATCCACCGCCGCAAGAAGCCGGTGGCGGCGGTCATCCCCATTGACGACCTCAAGCTGCTGGAGGAGATCGAAGAGGAGATCGACATTCGCGAAGCGAGGAAGGCCAGGCGCGAGAAGGGCCGAAGTATTCCCTGGGAAGAGGTCAAGAAGCGCCTGAAGCTGTGA
- a CDS encoding alpha-ketoacid dehydrogenase subunit beta — protein sequence MPPITYLEAIRQGIWEEMERDPTVFCIGEDIGIYGGAFKVTDGFVHHFGPERVIDTPIAESAIVGAAFGAALTGLRPVAEFQFIDFIGCAFNQITNMVAKAHYRWGAPVPLVLRGPCGGGVHGGPFHSQNPEMYFAHTPGIKVVAPGTAYDAKGLIKAAIRDNNPVLFLEHKFLYRRIKEELPAEDYAVPLGKARVARAGRDVSVITYGAMLLLALEAADALAKEGVELEVLDLRTLSPLDREAIAQTVKKTNRAMVLHEDTRTGGIAGEVTAVIHEGAFDDLDAPVLRITSLDTPVPFSPPLEEFFLPKVADVVEKARWLMRY from the coding sequence ATGCCCCCCATCACCTATCTCGAAGCCATCCGCCAGGGGATCTGGGAGGAGATGGAGCGCGACCCCACGGTCTTCTGCATCGGCGAGGACATTGGCATCTACGGCGGCGCCTTCAAGGTGACCGACGGCTTCGTGCATCACTTCGGCCCGGAGCGCGTGATCGATACCCCCATCGCCGAAAGCGCCATCGTGGGCGCGGCCTTCGGGGCAGCGCTCACCGGCCTGCGCCCGGTGGCCGAGTTCCAGTTCATCGACTTCATCGGCTGTGCCTTCAACCAGATCACCAACATGGTGGCCAAGGCGCACTACCGCTGGGGCGCACCCGTGCCGCTGGTGCTGCGCGGGCCCTGCGGCGGCGGCGTCCATGGCGGGCCCTTCCACTCCCAGAACCCGGAGATGTACTTCGCGCACACCCCGGGCATCAAGGTGGTGGCGCCGGGCACCGCCTACGACGCCAAGGGGCTGATCAAGGCGGCCATCCGCGACAATAATCCCGTACTTTTTCTGGAGCACAAGTTCCTCTACCGGCGGATCAAGGAAGAGTTGCCGGCGGAGGACTACGCGGTGCCGCTGGGCAAGGCGCGGGTGGCGCGCGCGGGGCGGGACGTCAGCGTGATCACCTACGGCGCCATGCTGCTGCTGGCTTTGGAGGCCGCGGATGCGCTGGCCAAGGAAGGCGTCGAGCTGGAGGTGCTGGACCTGCGTACGCTCTCGCCGCTCGACCGCGAGGCCATCGCGCAGACGGTGAAGAAGACCAACCGGGCGATGGTGCTGCACGAGGACACGCGCACCGGGGGCATCGCCGGCGAGGTCACGGCGGTGATCCACGAGGGGGCCTTCGACGACCTGGACGCCCCGGTGCTGCGCATCACCTCGCTCGACACGCCGGTTCCCTTCTCCCCGCCGCTGGAGGA